CTTGAATTGTACGAAGCTTCGAAAGAGCCATTATAGTCAGAATCAAGTAATTTGTAAAGTAAAACCAAAGAGCTGCCAATGGTAAAGATccgaaacaaaatcagaaattctttgAGAAGCTcggcggatctggcagcatcagtggagacaaagcaagagttaacattttgagcccagtgactcttcttcaggagtGATAGTAGCtcggaaaaggtggtatttatgctgataatGGGGTGATTAGGGTGGGTGAGGAGCACAGAGAGTCCAGAGAGACACAAATAAAGTTAGGCAGACAAGCACATAGTTCGTAGTAAGCCAGGAAAGGAGAAAAAGCTGATAACAGTGTCCATGAGTAGGCGAAAGCAGCATTAACGAGTATATGGTGTGGGTTTGGCTAAAGGACATGGAAGGTAGAGTTCAGGCTGTAAATTTGTTGAATATGATATCGAAGGCTACATAGTCCCTGAATGTAAGACGAGGCGCTGTTCTTCCTGCTTGCGCTGAtccttgctggaacactgcagaagTCAGAAATATTGCCCGGTGAGCAcatgaagtggcaggcaactggaagcttggggccATTTTTATGGACATAAAGTGGGTGATCTGCGAAGAGGTCACCCAGCCTGCGTTTTGTCTCCCCCGTGTAGACGGGATCACATTGTGCACAGTGAATACAGCAaaatagattgagtgaagtgcaggtaaatcatggcgtcacctggaaggtatgactagggccttggatagtgaggagggaagaggtaaatggatgactgttacaccttctgcgattGTATGGGAAATTGCAGTGGGAGTGTGGGGTGCACTTGGGAGTGGGGAAGGAGTTGACcatggtgtcctggagggaatagtTCCTGTGAAATACTGACAAGGGGAGGAAGGAGAATAGATGTCTGGTGGTAGCATGTGGCTGGAGGTAGTGGAAATGGCACCTTATGATACTTGGTATACACGTGTAGGTGGGTGGTAACTGAGGACCAGGGTGATCTTATCACTATtgtggaagggaagggaagggaagggctGAGGGCCGAAGTGCAGGAACTGGATCAGACACAACTAAGGGCCCTGTTAATCACAGTGTTGGCGAATCCTATGTAGAGGAAAAGGTGGGAATTTCTgcagaaggtggcatcatcagaacagatgcaatggggatggagaaactgggagaatgtgatggagtccttacaggagATAGGGAGTGAGGATGTAACCTCCAGGTAATGGTGGGAGCTGCTTGACTTTTAGTGGATATTGGTGCCAGCCTACCCCCAGAAATGTAAACAGACAGTCGAGGCAGGGAAGGGGGCAGTCAGAGATGGATCAGATGAAGGTGAGAGCATtgtggaaattggaagtaaaatTGATAAATTTTCCCAATTCTAAATGCGagaaggaagcagcaccaatgatgtcatCAATTTACCAGAGAAAGAGTTCTGGGGAATGACCCAAGCAGGACtagaacaaagaatgttccacggacacacagagacaggcataactagggcccaccTACCCActcactcctcctcctcccctccccactgtgGTCAgaataaataccaccttttcctagctgctgTCAGTTCTGAACAAAGatcaccggacttgaaatgttaactctgctttctgttcataGGTGTTGcccgatctgctgagtttctccagcaattttgtttttgcttcagataaTCTGTGCTTGCTAGAATGAGGTTATTCCTCGCACTGTTTCTGGAGAAATCCTCTTGTTCAATGACATATTCCTACCCAAGCTCAGTAGGTGAGGGAATTGATCAATGTTTCCTCGAAGCTGCACGCGTATAGCGGCTCCAGCCTTCTGTATGTGGCAATCAGCACCAGCATATCTTGTCACATCCTTATCTTGCCAACTCCACTCTCTCTGGTAACTCTTTCTGGGTAACTGCCTGTCCTGCAATCTCTGTAGTTTAAATGGACTTTGGCCCAGTGTTGATCGagtgtttttttctgtgttgGTGTCTACAGGTTCTCCTGATAAGTTCACCCTTGTGAGAAAGCACCGAGCTTCTAACCCAGGGAGACTGAAACACATATTTCCGAAATGAACTCAGGGCCATCAACACATGACTGACTTGTTCGGGTACCTCTGCAGGGATTTGGTTTATGTAAAAATTCAGCGCTCAATGTGAATCAATTGTTGTCatcttgctttctcccctttCATCTCCAGGTCAGAAAGAACAGCAACAAATGATTGGCTTTCTCCTGAGTTGTGGAAATGTTTGTTCAAGATCATTGTGTTCTGATCTGTTGCTGTGATGTTCTCACAAAATGGATGAAGTGGCAAGTTGGAATCATCCTAGAAATTGATACTAACTGTTTTagttttcatttccattgttACATATTCAGGTCACCAGGCAGTGGACTCTATGACAACCTACAAGAATATGACATCCCATACCCAGAAGCCATCTTTGAAATCAACTACttttcccacaatccaaagccTTTCTTTGCTCTGGCCAAGCAGCTGTACCCTGGAAACTGCAAACCTAACTACACACACTACTTTGTCAGACTTTTACACCATAAAAAGTTACTGCTACGAATGTACACTCAGAACATTGACGGCCTGGAACGCAGTAAGTAGGTTTAAGTGttggaaaaataataaaatagaGCTCATGGAGTTAGAAATGAAATCAGCAAGGATGGTTTTCAAAGGGTGTTGAAATGTGGAACTGCCATTCAAATGCCAGTGGATACTTGATTCAGTTAGAACTTTCAAGACTAATTTTGAGCAATGGGCTGGCAAGGAATGATGCGGGGGTAAGTACAGAAGAAGAATAAATCAGCCTTCGTCTGATAGAATTCCAGAGCAACCTGGAGGGCTGCGTGGCCTTCTCTGATTCAATGTAACTGTTTAAGGGAATGAATGGCTTCCTTGTGTTACTACGaaacaaactgaaggaacagaaCGGCCTTCCCTGTTAATGTTTAGCAGACTCGAGGAGCTAAATGATCTGCTCCCGCTGTTTTCTTGTATCAGAGGTTCAGAGGCTGAATTCCTTTGTTTACAGACTGAATGGCATCTTCCGCTTGCTCTGTTCTAATTTTCAGATATGGGTACCCGCGTTACAATGATGCCCACATGTGGCCAAATGTTGCCCACATTTCTGCAATAGATGTCTGGAACACAAGTGAACACAGACTTGTGACTTCGCTGGAGCTATTGTATACAAagcaactttaaaaataaattatttcagaaaggaATTGAACAGGCAGTTGAGGGAAGGAAATGTCCAGTGCTATGGGAGAATTAGATTGACTGCATTGTTTTGGAGGGAGCTGGCATTtattgaatgggctgaatgaccactTTCTTTGCCATGTGAATTGTGACTATTATTAGTGTGCTGGGCTTCTGGTGAGTTGTAAAAGTGTAGTGAATTAAAGACAATGAATTATAGTCACTGAATTACAGAAGTCACCATATTGAATTATAGTAAGTGAATTATAAAATTCACCATACTGAATTGTAGTAAGTTAATTATGATATTCACCATATTAAATTATAAACGGTGTATTATAGAATTCATCATATTGAATTATAGCCATTAAGTTACAGAATTTATCGAATTAACTTACAGTCAGTGAATTATAATATTCCCCATAATAAATTATAATCAGTAAATTATAGAAtgctacagcacagaatgagggcTGTTGAAACATTGAGCTCGTGATGACTGAAAGAGCAATTCAGTCTATCCCGCACTTTTCCCAATGTCTTGATAGTTTTAAAATCCTTTGAATATATCCAGATCCCTTTTCAGTCTTCCTTTTGAATCAAGTGACCACTGTCTAAAATCCTATGCTGAGCACTGCCCACAGAATCTCTCTGTATAGACATTGAGAACAGGAAGTTGATTGAGATGCCCCCCACAGTTTAGTAGTCACCTATTCTAACAGTGCAGGTGGTTTGTTGATGGATCCTGAGAAGAGTCTGAAACTTTGGAACCCAGGAAGGGTGAGGACATCAGCGGTGCATCTTTTCATCCCTCAGTGACTGCCTTCTCTCTCCCGCTGCATTTCAGTGGCTGGAATCCCAATGGAGAAATTGGTGGAAGCTCATGGAACATTTGCTACAGCGACGTGTACTGTGTGCATGGAGAACTTCTCCTGGGAACAGCTGAGGGTAAGTGACTTCAGACAATGAAACATTACTGAAGCAAAACTATTAGATAACCCAGAACACTGACTTCAGTCTCCTCTGAACACTGACCACAATCCCCCCGgatgctgatccagatcctcatCATGTACactgaccccaattcacctttGCTCCATCCACCCCAGAGACTGATCCTGACCTCCTcgaggaataaaaacaaagttgctggaaaagctcagtaggtctggcagcatctgtggaggagaagatagttaacgtttcgtgtctggtgacccttcctcagaatgcctgaggaagggtcaccaagcctgaaatgttaactctgttttctcctccacagatgctgccagacctgctgagcttttccagcaactttgtttttgttcctgatttacagcacctgcagttcttttggttctcctTTAGGAATAATTCAGTGCTTGGCTGTCAGTCTGTGTACAGTGTCTTCTACAGTCAAAGAATCACTTGCTTTCCGATTAGCTCTGAACACCTCCCAAATacattccaagtgtgatctacaTCAGCTGGATTCAAATTTTCTCACCTCTTTATCCCTGCTGGTCTTTGTGAAGGTGGTGCTGATCTGCTttgttgaacagctgcagtctttGGAGAATGGGATCCATATAGATACTGTTAGGGTGGGAGTGCCACAACTTTGACCCAGGACAGTGAAGGAAAATGAAATCCTTCTAATtcaggatgctgtgtgacttTGTGGGGAGCTTGTAGCCGATGGTGTTCCTATATTCCTGCTGAcctgtccttctgggtggtagtGTCATAGGTTTGATAAGTGCTAGTAAAGGAATgatggtgagtttctgcagtgcatcttgtggctGATACAAACAGTTGCCACTGTTCATAGTGGCGATAGGAGTGAATGAATGAACAGCATAGATGGATCCAGTTCAAGTTGGCTGCTTTATACAACATGGTGTTAACCATCATGATTGCTGTTGGATCATTATGTATCCAGATGATAGGAGAGCATTCGTTCACACTCATATTCTGTGCCTTGTTGAGGGTGACCGGGCTGTGGGGGACTGAAGGTGTATTCGTCACCGTTGAATTCCTAGCCTTGTAACCACAATACTTACATGGCTGGTACAATTCagttttttctttcctttatacATTCGTTGGCTGTGGGAATCATTGATAGGCTAACATTTGttacacatccctaattgctcttgaattgTATGGCTTGCTTGGCCAATTCAGAGGACAATGTTTAGTTATATTACTGTGGATGTGGAGTCACGTgttccagaccaggtaaggatggaagatttcctttcgAAACAACTTTAGTGAACAGTTAGTGTTTTACAACTGTCAATGATAGTTGAATATTCATCATTACAGAGACTAATtttcaattccagctttattagttgaattcaagttccacaagCTGTTGTGGTTAGGTTTGAATCCATCATCCCAGCACATTAGTATTCACTCAGAGCCAAAACTCCTGGAGTCCTTGAGCTTTTAGTGGATGATTGAGTTTGGCTTTGAGACAATATTTTGTGTTATCATGTCTTTGATCTTATTCCTTCAACAAAGTCTCCTCAAGCCTCACTCTATAAAAATTGTCCTCTTGTTTTCATTACCTTCACCTCCAGCAACAAGTCCAAGGAGGTTGTGGTATTTTTtctgtcactaagattgagactaTCTGATCGGCAATGTCTGTTGGATTCCTCCCTACCTGTACCATCCTAGGTCAAACCTCCTTGAAAGCTTATTCCTGCCCTAGTTTTACTCCTTGGGTTCTGTCCCTACCCCCTTTCACATTTTCCCTCACTACCCCTCTTCAAACTGACAGTCGACCACTTTGACCTTGTAAATGCTCCCCCATCCAACATTGTCTAATGAAGCAATTGAGCAATCTGGGACCTTTTCTCATTGGAGGTTAGAAATATTGATAGGGTAAATACTAAATACATTCTCATTGCATTGGGGATTGTAGAGATAAGGGACACAGGTTCAGAATGAAGCATCTCCAATCTAGGATGAGGGTGAATTCTTCCCTAATTTTGTGAATTTCCATAAAGGGCTGTAGAAACTTTAATCATTGAACGTATTTGGTACTGAGTTGTAGATATCCTAAACCATAAGGGTATCGAGCTTTATAGGGACTAGGTGATCAGTGGAATTGAGACCCGATCAGCTATGGTTTTATTAAGCAAGCTTGAGGGACTGTGTTGATTACTTTCCTGATTCTTATTCTGGTGTTCTTTCTAGAATCGTTGAATGAGGTTACCATTTTCCAAATTCATATCCAAGTTTCCTAGAACACTACATCTCTCCACCTAGATCTCTGCCCACTAATGGTGTTGAGATAGCTGCtgtctttacacagagttgtgagagcatggagtgcgttgccagcagcagttgtggaagcaaggtcattggggtcatttaagagactgctggacatgcatatggtcacagaaatttgagggtgcgtacatgaggatcaatggtcggtacaacattgtgggctgaagggcctgttctatgttctatgttctattaccctgatcgTCTGAATTACCAGTACAGTGATATTACCCCAGGATGTTGAGGTTTCAGCAATGGTAATTCTATGAACTTCAAGGGAATTTGGTTAGGTTTTCTGTTGTTGGAAATGGGcgttgcctggcatttctgtggtggAGGTGAGAATGGTTGAGTAACTTCTGCAGTTATAGTTTGGGGCTTAGGTGATTGATCTCTAACAATCAGAACCACCTTTCTTTGTGTtcagtatgactccaaccagtggtgaATTTTCTCCTGATTCTTATTATCTCCAGTTTTCCAGAAAATGCTGAATGTCTTGGGGCCCAGGGAACAGGAGTAAAGAATTGCTGTGTCAGTGAGAGTAGAATGGAATGAGGCTGGGGGAAATAGGAAGGGAGATAATGAGAAAAATGGAGGAAGATGAGGAGTGAAGGAGGATGGGTATTAGCAGGATGGGCATATGGAGTGAGAGGGGTGTATTCTGTGAGGTGGTGAGGAAGGGGTGAAGAGGTGAGGCAATAATGCAAGGCCAAATGCGAGTGAGATGAATGAGATGGAAGATGCAAGTTGGAAGATAATGATGACAGTTTTTTGGTGGGTTGTAAATAGTTACCTGGTAACGGATGATGTAGTGTAAGAGGAATTGCGAGGGGATTGAAAGGACAGGGTAAGGGTTATATCGAGAGGATGTTAGGAACCAGGGCCAGGAGGGGAAGAGATAATGATGTAAAGGGAATGAGAAAAGGTGTGAAGGATGCTTGGAGCATAAGGGGTAATGGGGAAAGGGATAAGGGATATTAACAGTAGAGATGATTGGGTGAGGGAGACTAAGATGGGAACATAGTGAAGGGAGAGGTTTCACCTGGCTGATGAAGTGACTGTGCTGTATAATGTTTGGAATGTTCATATGTTCCTAACTCTTTCGCTGCCTGGGTTTGGTTTGCAGGGAGATGTCATGGAAAGGAAGGTGCCTCACTGCCCTTCCTGCTTTGGGGTCATTAAACCCGACATTATTTTTTTCGGGGAACAGCTGCCTGTAAAGTTCCACCAGTACATCATTGATTTGCCTTTGGCAGACCTGCTCATCATCCTGGGGACATCACTTGAGGTGAGATACTGACTAGATACTGATCTGACACTGGCATGACACTGACTGGTATAGGCTCTGAATTGGGAGATGGTTGTTAGATAGCTTCCCTACATTTTCTGGGAAGGAACGTCACCTTATTGCTTGTAGAATCTCTATCTTGGTCTCAGTGATTGGCCACATTACAGTTTATTGTAGTCTGCTTTAGCTGAGAAGCAATGGGTTCGTGTCCCATTCCAGAACCTTGAGAACAAAATTCAGATCAAAATTCCAGGTGGATTCTTGGAGATCTTCTTAATGAGGACAGGGATTTGAACTGAAAAGCATAAGTGATTGGAGTCATGGAGGGCGAGGGTGATGGGGAATACCTTTTGACTTCTGCGTACATTAGTGATTGTGGAAGGATGGAGTATGTTTTGAATGAGCTGAATTCAGCCAATATCCTGATGGGGATGGGAGCAAAGAACACCATTCAGTATTCCTTTCAAATAAGCCTTCTGGAAATTGAGCATATGAAGACGTGACTCAAGCCTCTTTTGGTTAAATAGTTCTTGAACGCAGTCGAGACTTTCTTCTCTTGTGTGACCATGACTCAGAGCAGGCAGACGGTTTCACACCATATTGTAGTTTTTTGAACATGGCGTCTGAGCCTGTGCCCCATATCTTATTCCTGATTCCTCTGATCCTAAATTTTGCTCCCTAACCCTATATCTAACTATATATTCTGA
The sequence above is drawn from the Stegostoma tigrinum isolate sSteTig4 chromosome 17, sSteTig4.hap1, whole genome shotgun sequence genome and encodes:
- the LOC125459564 gene encoding NAD-dependent protein deacetylase sirtuin-3, mitochondrial-like isoform X5 is translated as MLHIGNMSFALYQSLTWTQPGFFATRWLQFNHSCIRNFQTGILTGLNICRQAHSKGSRSPGSGLYDNLQEYDIPYPEAIFEINYFSHNPKPFFALAKQLYPGNCKPNYTHYFVRLLHHKKLLLRMYTQNIDGLERMAGIPMEKLVEAHGTFATATCTVCMENFSWEQLRGDVMERKVPHCPSCFGVIKPDIIFFGEQLPVKFHQYIIDLPLADLLIILGTSLEVEPFASLSEMVRESVPRVLFNQDLVGSVTRNPLRANDVVELGDIVTGVKKFSEMLGWHEEVNNLLATEHEKLDRDIIQHSE
- the LOC125459564 gene encoding NAD-dependent protein deacetylase sirtuin-3, mitochondrial-like isoform X6, which encodes MTDLFGSPGSGLYDNLQEYDIPYPEAIFEINYFSHNPKPFFALAKQLYPGNCKPNYTHYFVRLLHHKKLLLRMYTQNIDGLERMAGIPMEKLVEAHGTFATATCTVCMENFSWEQLRGDVMERKVPHCPSCFGVIKPDIIFFGEQLPVKFHQYIIDLPLADLLIILGTSLEVEPFASLSEMVRESVPRVLFNQDLVGSVTRNPLRANDVVELGDIVTGVKKFSEMLGWHEEVNNLLATEHEKLDRDIIQHSE